A single region of the Halopiger xanaduensis SH-6 genome encodes:
- a CDS encoding S9 family peptidase, which translates to MNGIVASDYTDLAHAEEPRLSPDGDRVAFVRRTPDDDDSYTATAFVVPVGGDEPTQFTARDGVDSQPRWHPDGSRLAFVSTRGEGDRQQLWVVPTDGGEARRLTSVVGGIGSLEWSPDGSRLCFTQRVTAADREAERDLAVHPDYDPDEPDPRVIDRPIYRADTEYFDGRRSHVYVLDLEAALSGGPSPSDGDEGEGGDAITRLTDGDRDYIAPTWGDDETVYYASKVGEEPDDSLRYELFAHDHETDDREAFTETSGWLGPDSLEATAADRVAFEYTPEERASMRQTEIRIHDRSDGTETTPTAPLDRTIGHRCSFTWAPEGDDLYFTTPDEGSRVLWSVPGDAEAEPRRIYGEGATVEDFHVGRDAVALVQSEWDHPGDVFVTTRGGNEPHRLSRVNRDYLAERAVRQPEEVWFESEDGTEIQGWVLTPPEFDADASPGETYPLLVEIHGGPHAHWTTAGTMWHEFQTLAARGYVVFWCNPRGSTGYGEDHATAIERDWGEVTLTDVLAGVDAVREREYVDDDEIFVTGGSFGGFMTAWAVGNTDRFTAAVSQRGVYDLTGFYGSTDAFHLLEGDFDTTPWEEPEFLWEQSPVAHVPDVDTPTLLMHSDRDYRTPANTAELFYLGLKKHGVDTRLVRYPREGHELSRSGEPAHVVDRIERIARWFDGYSDHREAPPALERDRDGGLSASSGAADDAPAATDD; encoded by the coding sequence GACGACGACTCGTACACTGCGACGGCGTTCGTCGTCCCGGTCGGCGGCGACGAGCCGACGCAGTTCACGGCCCGCGACGGCGTCGATAGCCAGCCCCGCTGGCACCCCGACGGCTCGCGGCTCGCGTTCGTCAGCACCCGCGGCGAGGGCGACCGACAGCAGCTGTGGGTCGTCCCGACCGACGGCGGCGAGGCGCGGCGGCTCACGTCCGTCGTCGGCGGCATCGGCAGCCTCGAGTGGAGTCCGGACGGCTCGCGACTCTGTTTCACCCAGCGGGTCACCGCGGCCGACCGCGAGGCCGAGCGGGATCTGGCGGTCCACCCCGACTACGACCCCGACGAACCCGACCCGCGGGTGATCGACCGGCCCATCTACCGGGCCGACACCGAGTACTTCGACGGCCGGCGCAGCCACGTCTACGTCCTCGACCTCGAGGCGGCGCTCTCCGGCGGCCCGTCGCCCTCCGACGGCGACGAAGGCGAAGGCGGGGACGCGATCACGCGACTCACCGACGGCGACCGCGACTACATCGCACCGACCTGGGGCGACGACGAGACGGTCTACTACGCGAGCAAGGTCGGCGAGGAGCCCGACGACTCGCTGCGGTACGAACTGTTCGCCCACGACCACGAGACCGACGACCGCGAGGCGTTCACCGAGACGTCGGGCTGGCTCGGACCGGACTCGCTCGAGGCGACTGCGGCCGACCGAGTAGCGTTCGAGTATACGCCCGAAGAGCGGGCCTCGATGCGCCAGACCGAGATCCGCATCCACGACCGGTCGGACGGCACCGAGACGACGCCGACGGCGCCGCTTGATCGGACTATCGGTCACCGCTGCAGCTTCACGTGGGCGCCCGAGGGCGACGACCTGTACTTCACCACCCCGGACGAGGGATCGCGCGTTCTCTGGTCGGTTCCGGGCGACGCCGAAGCGGAACCGCGGCGGATCTACGGCGAGGGCGCGACCGTCGAGGACTTCCACGTCGGCCGGGACGCCGTCGCGCTCGTCCAGAGCGAGTGGGACCACCCCGGCGACGTCTTCGTCACCACCCGCGGCGGCAACGAGCCCCACCGGCTGAGCCGCGTCAACAGAGACTACCTCGCCGAGCGAGCGGTCCGCCAGCCCGAGGAAGTGTGGTTCGAGAGCGAGGACGGCACGGAGATTCAGGGCTGGGTGCTCACGCCGCCCGAGTTCGACGCCGACGCCTCTCCCGGCGAAACCTACCCGCTGCTGGTCGAAATTCACGGCGGCCCCCACGCGCACTGGACGACCGCGGGGACGATGTGGCACGAGTTCCAGACGCTCGCGGCGCGGGGCTACGTCGTCTTCTGGTGCAATCCGCGGGGCTCGACGGGCTACGGCGAAGACCACGCGACGGCCATCGAGCGCGACTGGGGCGAGGTCACGCTGACCGACGTGCTCGCCGGCGTCGACGCGGTCCGCGAGCGCGAGTACGTCGACGACGACGAAATCTTCGTCACCGGCGGCAGCTTCGGCGGCTTCATGACCGCCTGGGCGGTCGGCAACACCGACCGCTTCACGGCGGCCGTCTCCCAGCGCGGCGTCTACGATCTGACCGGCTTCTACGGATCGACGGACGCGTTCCACCTCCTCGAGGGTGACTTCGACACGACTCCGTGGGAGGAACCGGAGTTCCTCTGGGAGCAGTCGCCGGTCGCTCACGTCCCCGATGTCGACACGCCGACGCTCCTGATGCACTCGGATCGAGACTACCGGACGCCCGCCAACACGGCCGAACTGTTCTACCTCGGTCTGAAGAAACACGGCGTCGACACCCGACTCGTGCGCTACCCGCGGGAGGGCCACGAACTCTCCCGCTCGGGCGAGCCCGCCCACGTCGTCGACCGCATCGAGCGGATCGCCCGCTGGTTCGACGGCTACTCCGACCACCGTGAGGCGCCGCCGGCGCTCGAGCGCGACCGCGACGGGGGCCTTTCGGCCTCGAGCGGAGCGGCGGACGACGCGCCGGCCGCGACCGACGACTAG
- a CDS encoding YgaP family membrane protein — MDKNVGGTDRTMRTVLAAALLVVGYRNRDRTLGALAFVAGSDVLATALIQRCPVNALFGIDTCFGD, encoded by the coding sequence ATGGACAAGAACGTCGGCGGTACCGACCGAACGATGCGAACCGTTCTCGCCGCGGCACTGCTGGTGGTCGGCTACCGGAACCGCGATCGGACGCTCGGCGCGCTCGCGTTCGTCGCCGGCAGCGACGTGCTCGCGACGGCGCTCATCCAGCGGTGCCCAGTCAACGCGCTGTTCGGGATCGACACCTGTTTCGGGGACTAG
- a CDS encoding mannonate dehydratase — translation MDPTVMLPPKPDERWTMAKQLGIDTAVVRFWGVDEAWWEYDTLMQTRNRFADHGFSLDVVEDRPPMNATVLGEAGRDEEIETVKTLIENMGRLGIDTYCWVWTENPVGVIRTSDSRPGRGGSQRIGYDNEWMDRAPEHPASDITEAELWANLEYFLDEVVPVAEEYGVNLALHPDDPPRSPVRGVPRIVKSVDDYRRILDLHDSPRHGVTFCQGNFAAMETDTIEAIREFGDRIHFVHFRDVEGDGDSFVETWHDEGPTDMRAAIDAYRAVGFDGPIRPDHVPRMVGEDDREDAMSGYTDMGRLFAIGYIKGLLE, via the coding sequence ATGGATCCGACCGTGATGTTGCCCCCGAAACCGGACGAGCGGTGGACGATGGCCAAGCAACTCGGCATCGACACCGCCGTCGTCCGCTTCTGGGGCGTCGACGAGGCGTGGTGGGAGTACGACACGCTCATGCAGACTCGCAACCGGTTCGCCGACCACGGGTTCTCGCTGGACGTCGTCGAGGACCGGCCGCCGATGAACGCGACCGTCCTCGGCGAGGCGGGCCGGGACGAGGAGATCGAGACGGTGAAGACGCTGATCGAAAACATGGGTCGGCTCGGGATCGACACCTACTGCTGGGTCTGGACCGAGAACCCGGTCGGCGTCATCCGCACCTCCGACTCGCGGCCCGGTCGGGGCGGCTCCCAGCGCATCGGTTACGACAACGAGTGGATGGACCGCGCACCCGAACACCCCGCATCCGACATCACGGAAGCGGAGCTCTGGGCGAACCTCGAGTACTTCCTCGACGAAGTCGTGCCGGTCGCCGAGGAGTACGGCGTCAACCTGGCGCTACACCCCGACGACCCGCCGCGCTCGCCGGTTCGCGGTGTCCCCCGCATCGTCAAATCCGTCGACGACTACCGCCGGATCCTCGACTTACACGACAGCCCGCGCCACGGCGTCACCTTCTGTCAGGGTAATTTCGCGGCGATGGAAACCGACACCATCGAGGCGATCCGCGAGTTCGGCGACCGCATCCACTTCGTCCACTTCCGCGACGTCGAGGGCGACGGCGACTCGTTCGTCGAAACCTGGCACGACGAGGGGCCGACCGACATGCGCGCGGCGATCGACGCCTACCGGGCGGTCGGCTTCGACGGCCCGATCCGCCCCGACCACGTCCCGCGGATGGTCGGCGAGGACGACCGCGAGGACGCGATGTCCGGCTACACGGACATGGGCCGGCTGTTCGCGATCGGCTACATCAAGGGGCTGCTCGAGTAG
- a CDS encoding cupin domain-containing protein has product MVTNTDADADDGDDGYAVVDPDDLEAVDGRPCDLRRISGAVALENVAINRFRAEPGEQLPLAYHYHETQEEAFIVLSGTLQVETPGEAFSVPEGSVFTAEPESPHRAYNPDDADDAVEVIAIGAPPVSDDTVPYDPDDA; this is encoded by the coding sequence ATGGTGACGAACACGGATGCGGACGCGGACGACGGAGACGACGGGTACGCGGTCGTCGATCCGGACGACCTCGAGGCGGTCGACGGCCGGCCCTGCGATCTGCGGCGGATCAGCGGGGCGGTCGCCCTCGAGAACGTGGCGATCAACCGATTCCGCGCGGAACCCGGCGAACAACTGCCGCTGGCGTACCACTACCACGAGACCCAAGAGGAGGCGTTTATCGTCCTCTCCGGGACGCTGCAGGTCGAGACGCCCGGCGAGGCGTTTTCGGTCCCCGAGGGATCGGTATTCACCGCAGAACCCGAGTCGCCACACCGCGCGTACAACCCCGACGACGCCGACGACGCGGTCGAAGTGATCGCCATCGGTGCGCCGCCGGTATCGGACGACACCGTGCCGTACGATCCCGACGACGCGTAA
- the upp gene encoding uracil phosphoribosyltransferase, which translates to MPIEDRDDAYLITHALAKDTLSRIRDVETEQVSFRKGLVKLGRICGYEIIDGRMETEYVEIETPLEQTMGERVRGLDDVVIINVLRAATPFVEGLLKAFPRARQGVISASRDEEAGRDEDGSFPISVDYVKLPEITEDDTVIIADPMLATGSTMCTVLDHVTSNAVEPENLIVLSAVSAPEGLLRVDEEFPEADLLTVSIDDYLDDDGFIVPGLGDAGDRAFRTT; encoded by the coding sequence ATGCCGATCGAAGATCGGGACGACGCCTATCTGATCACCCACGCACTGGCGAAGGACACCCTCTCGCGGATCCGGGACGTCGAAACCGAGCAGGTCAGCTTCCGGAAGGGTCTGGTCAAACTCGGCCGCATCTGCGGCTACGAGATCATCGACGGCCGCATGGAGACCGAGTACGTCGAGATCGAGACGCCCCTCGAGCAGACCATGGGCGAGCGCGTTCGCGGGCTCGACGACGTCGTGATCATCAACGTTCTGCGCGCGGCGACGCCGTTCGTCGAGGGCCTGCTGAAGGCCTTCCCGCGGGCCCGACAGGGCGTCATCAGCGCGAGCCGCGACGAGGAGGCGGGCCGGGACGAGGACGGCTCGTTCCCGATCTCCGTCGACTACGTGAAACTCCCCGAGATCACCGAGGACGACACGGTCATCATCGCGGACCCGATGCTCGCGACCGGTTCGACGATGTGTACCGTTCTCGATCACGTCACGAGCAACGCCGTCGAGCCGGAGAACCTGATCGTCCTCTCGGCCGTTTCGGCACCCGAGGGACTGCTCCGGGTCGACGAGGAGTTCCCCGAAGCGGACCTGCTGACGGTCTCGATCGACGACTACCTCGACGACGACGGGTTCATCGTGCCGGGCCTGGGCGACGCCGGTGACCGGGCGTTCCGCACGACCTGA
- a CDS encoding DUF5828 family protein: MEESISGFKVRGDWGDVVEHGERITRALQDAGVHDPDEDIVSVDDTEPDGSDDRDEEQLADAFEEWEEWRPKAHETLEVDVSEKTADQASVEEGKGEKAGKGPDEDIKTAGEKLSESYEQLEEDDAEAAVDNWKESIDYVARAADSASRKALRRVEDTVYQNVMTQLAPYYFDNELISANIQQSARGGNGDEQFVFEVNVNDDALKADVSDRLAEFDDEIDRWHVNVEKDTDAAEAIEGAEPPPEPDEDSSSKSTTN; this comes from the coding sequence ATGGAAGAGAGCATCTCGGGATTCAAAGTTCGCGGTGACTGGGGAGACGTCGTCGAGCACGGCGAACGGATCACCCGCGCGCTCCAGGACGCGGGCGTCCACGACCCCGACGAGGATATCGTCAGCGTCGACGACACCGAGCCCGACGGCTCCGACGACCGCGACGAGGAACAACTCGCCGACGCCTTCGAGGAGTGGGAAGAGTGGCGGCCGAAGGCCCACGAAACCCTCGAGGTCGACGTGAGCGAGAAGACCGCCGACCAGGCCAGCGTCGAAGAGGGCAAGGGCGAGAAAGCCGGCAAGGGCCCCGACGAGGACATCAAGACGGCCGGCGAGAAGCTGTCGGAGTCCTACGAGCAACTCGAGGAGGACGACGCCGAGGCCGCCGTCGATAACTGGAAGGAGTCGATCGATTACGTCGCGCGCGCGGCCGACTCGGCCAGTCGGAAGGCCCTGCGTCGGGTCGAGGACACGGTCTACCAGAACGTGATGACCCAGCTGGCGCCGTACTACTTCGACAACGAACTCATCAGCGCGAACATCCAGCAGTCGGCCCGCGGCGGGAACGGCGACGAGCAGTTCGTCTTCGAAGTCAACGTCAACGACGACGCCCTGAAGGCCGACGTCTCGGATCGCCTCGCCGAGTTCGACGACGAGATCGACCGCTGGCACGTCAACGTCGAGAAAGACACCGACGCAGCCGAGGCGATCGAAGGCGCGGAGCCGCCGCCGGAACCCGACGAGGACTCGAGTTCGAAGTCGACGACGAACTGA